The following coding sequences lie in one Myxococcus xanthus genomic window:
- a CDS encoding choice-of-anchor D domain-containing protein, which translates to MTGRLGWVALAVVGLLVGCADRERSALADGRLTATPGGVDFERVAIFDAREAEVSLRNVGRAPVDVNEVWVEGPEGAYRAEFTHEGPHSLQPGSACSLRVRFAPPSEGSQPAVLVVRSDTRIEPLLRIPLTGSGVDAWARVSPRRLDFGRIEADATKTLPLRLENPTELSVEVTPRLVGADRDEFSVEPVTLAPGESRELMVTFHPVRVGRKQVALAVSPCRGCADVTVQVAAEALERAVVAEPEVLDFGAVPVDRDALRESSIRNISTEPVTVTQLTLEGRDASFTQNNAGFPFVLQPGEVRTFTFRYSPDHQGAAQDTALYHVESRRHPTTPVQLRGYGGAPELCVSPSVYDFGTQPLGAKVRVIINVKNCGASNEGGLTINTLDWLPQQGGAPQFNHTPLALPVTLPPGGEVNLEVFYEPTELRAAEGSLVMTTNAFSATMVQMDFRGNPEAHAPCELTLTPQALDFGTIPPGQGAVLGLKLENRGTDLCPVKNIRLRDDGGGVFTLPGGDLYGGIMYPGDWFSFQVAFMAPVAGGHFTGTVQIEQMQPANPVLLVPLVANTQAVCLVASRRYMDWGVARPDCPAEPMEVNFLNACAAPVTVNDVWIGPGTTDSEFGFSALPDPIPFVLPPNEAFTVGVEYFGLVSGMNLSPLYVGSSDLPAPLMVPLVGESSMRVEKTDNFIQQDVSKVDVLLVVDNTASMAVEHPRLVEAIPTFVQTALDRGVSLNVAVTTTGIHPVRPTDPANACPGGAEGGEAGRFFPVDSSLPRILTSATPNLAQQLQQNVQVGRCAEVEQGFEAMRRALSRPLVNSADDPRTPLPNDGNVGFLREEAALVVLFVSDEDDHSPDAVDTYVDWAQQLKGQNQPQRATFYAIAPPAEGCATAGGAGTRYAQATSRTGGEVVSVCAEDYRPLLQAVGDKAFSAQERFPLSDMPEPGTVTVTVNGAPSTSGWTYDAATNSVVFDVVPPAGTRISINYRRSCDAM; encoded by the coding sequence ATGACAGGGCGCTTGGGCTGGGTCGCCCTCGCGGTGGTGGGGTTGCTGGTCGGTTGTGCGGATCGCGAGCGCTCGGCGCTGGCGGACGGGCGGCTGACGGCGACGCCGGGTGGCGTCGACTTCGAGCGGGTGGCCATCTTCGATGCGCGCGAAGCGGAGGTTTCGCTGCGCAACGTGGGCCGCGCACCCGTCGATGTGAACGAGGTCTGGGTGGAGGGCCCCGAGGGGGCCTACCGCGCCGAGTTCACCCATGAGGGGCCGCACAGCTTGCAACCCGGGAGCGCGTGCTCGCTGCGCGTGCGTTTCGCGCCGCCCTCCGAAGGTTCGCAGCCGGCGGTGCTGGTGGTTCGCTCGGACACGCGCATCGAGCCGCTGCTGCGCATCCCCTTGACGGGCAGCGGCGTGGACGCCTGGGCCCGCGTGTCGCCGCGTCGGCTGGACTTCGGCCGCATCGAAGCGGACGCCACGAAGACGCTGCCGCTGCGGCTGGAGAACCCCACGGAATTGTCCGTGGAGGTGACGCCGCGGCTGGTGGGCGCGGACCGCGACGAATTCAGCGTGGAGCCGGTGACGCTGGCGCCCGGTGAGAGCCGCGAGCTCATGGTGACGTTCCACCCGGTGCGGGTGGGCCGCAAGCAGGTGGCGCTGGCGGTGTCGCCCTGCCGCGGCTGCGCGGACGTGACGGTGCAGGTGGCCGCCGAGGCGCTGGAGCGCGCGGTGGTGGCCGAACCGGAGGTCCTGGACTTCGGCGCGGTGCCCGTGGACCGGGACGCGTTGCGCGAGTCGAGCATCCGCAACATCAGCACCGAGCCGGTGACGGTGACGCAGCTGACGCTGGAGGGCCGTGACGCGTCCTTCACCCAGAACAACGCTGGCTTCCCCTTCGTGCTCCAGCCGGGCGAGGTGCGGACCTTCACGTTCCGCTACAGCCCGGACCACCAGGGCGCGGCGCAGGACACCGCGCTGTACCACGTGGAGAGCCGCCGCCATCCGACGACGCCCGTGCAGCTGCGCGGCTACGGCGGCGCGCCGGAGCTGTGTGTGTCCCCGTCGGTCTACGACTTCGGCACGCAGCCGCTCGGCGCGAAGGTGCGCGTCATCATCAACGTGAAGAACTGCGGCGCGTCCAATGAGGGCGGGCTCACCATCAACACGCTGGACTGGCTGCCGCAGCAGGGTGGGGCGCCCCAGTTCAACCACACGCCGCTGGCGCTGCCGGTGACGCTGCCGCCCGGCGGCGAGGTGAACCTGGAGGTCTTCTACGAGCCCACCGAGCTGCGCGCGGCGGAGGGCTCGCTGGTGATGACGACCAACGCCTTCTCCGCGACCATGGTGCAGATGGACTTCCGCGGCAACCCGGAGGCGCACGCGCCCTGCGAGCTCACGCTCACGCCGCAGGCCCTGGACTTCGGCACCATTCCGCCCGGCCAGGGCGCGGTGCTGGGACTCAAGCTGGAGAACCGCGGCACCGACTTGTGCCCGGTGAAGAACATCCGCCTGCGGGATGACGGCGGCGGTGTCTTCACGTTGCCGGGCGGCGACCTCTACGGCGGCATCATGTACCCCGGCGACTGGTTCAGCTTCCAGGTGGCCTTCATGGCACCCGTGGCGGGCGGCCACTTCACCGGCACCGTGCAGATTGAACAGATGCAGCCGGCCAACCCGGTGCTGCTGGTGCCGCTGGTGGCCAACACGCAGGCGGTGTGCCTGGTGGCCTCGCGCCGCTACATGGACTGGGGCGTGGCCCGGCCGGACTGCCCCGCCGAGCCCATGGAGGTGAACTTCCTCAATGCCTGCGCCGCGCCGGTGACGGTGAACGACGTGTGGATTGGGCCGGGCACCACGGATTCGGAGTTCGGGTTTTCGGCGTTGCCAGACCCCATCCCCTTCGTGCTGCCGCCCAACGAGGCCTTCACGGTGGGCGTGGAGTACTTCGGCCTGGTGTCGGGCATGAACCTGTCGCCGCTGTACGTGGGCTCCAGTGACTTGCCGGCGCCGCTGATGGTTCCGCTGGTGGGCGAGTCGTCGATGCGCGTGGAGAAGACGGACAACTTCATCCAGCAGGACGTCAGCAAGGTGGACGTGCTGCTGGTGGTGGACAACACCGCCTCCATGGCGGTGGAGCATCCGCGACTGGTGGAGGCCATTCCGACCTTCGTGCAGACGGCGCTGGACCGGGGGGTGAGTCTCAACGTGGCGGTGACGACGACGGGCATCCATCCGGTGAGGCCGACGGACCCGGCCAACGCGTGCCCGGGCGGCGCGGAGGGGGGCGAGGCGGGCCGCTTCTTCCCGGTGGACAGCTCGCTGCCGCGCATCCTCACGAGCGCGACGCCGAACCTGGCCCAGCAGCTCCAGCAGAACGTCCAGGTGGGCCGGTGCGCGGAGGTGGAGCAGGGCTTCGAGGCGATGCGCCGCGCGCTGTCCCGGCCGCTGGTGAACAGCGCGGATGACCCGCGCACGCCGCTGCCCAACGACGGCAACGTGGGCTTCCTGCGCGAGGAGGCCGCGCTGGTGGTGCTGTTCGTCAGCGACGAGGACGACCACTCGCCCGACGCGGTGGACACCTACGTGGACTGGGCCCAGCAGCTCAAGGGGCAGAACCAGCCGCAGCGCGCGACCTTCTACGCCATCGCTCCGCCGGCTGAAGGCTGCGCGACGGCGGGCGGCGCCGGTACCCGCTACGCGCAGGCCACCTCACGCACAGGAGGCGAGGTGGTGAGCGTCTGCGCGGAAGACTACCGGCCGCTGCTGCAGGCGGTGGGTGACAAGGCCTTCTCTGCGCAGGAGCGCTTCCCGCTGAGCGACATGCCGGAGCCCGGCACTGTGACGGTGACGGTGAATGGCGCGCCGTCCACATCTGGCTGGACCTACGACGCGGCCACCAACAGCGTTGTGTTCGACGTCGTGCCGCCGGCGGGCACCCGCATCTCCATCAACTACCGCCGTTCGTGCGACGCGATGTAA
- a CDS encoding serine/threonine protein kinase, whose amino-acid sequence MSIETYGRYQLLNRLATGGMAQIYLARPQGAEPDKRVVVKRILPHLAENDDFVKMFLDEARIAARLNHPNVVQIFDLGAQDDSFFIAMEYIHGDDLRRLWRQSELMGQPLPVPLVCRILIEACAGLDYAHKRTDPTTGRPLGIVHRDVSPQNILVTFEGGVKVVDFGIAKAADQATVTRSGVLKGKYSYMSPEQAAGMRVDCRADIFALGIVLYELLTGTRLFKRPNDIQTLTAVSECRVVPPSHVTSRVPADLDAIVLKALAKELPDRYQEAAHLQHALEEWLRAHQAPATSAHLSAFMKEVFAERLAEEARAGDVLGEDSDSGASRQESPPRRTGLRPALPPRPPPMSPEDDATAALRPRPASRTGRFELEPEKPAPRLTGQRRAVEPERPSRSGMNVAPPLPPPPPVEEDAPTVDARASASVTRTDVKLGGAAAAPTDPRGAPRHFGGTGRFDLGAPVLPMDDEDAPTVDARAGARSQARGGFVVEEDAPTIAMMDTGRPARVVIPLRDGEPLEEDAPTLSLGMARAAKRPVAAAGSKTWLYVGLVLLVVVAVGVVLWSMRSPEPVPVLLDPEAAVPAPVPMQAEAPIQAPTELRPPPVVPQPPVEAAPAPVRLRIETQPADAVVLVDGQRHDERPVMLETAVGQQVAVRVEADRHQAQTRTVTVGEDAEQVARFTLEPEPRAVAAAPVAAVVRERPARPEPRQEGRLARVRFVVHPWAEVTCGGKRLGETPFEAVELRVGSYDCRFVNPDLKKTLSRRIEVKPIDLNVVSVKFE is encoded by the coding sequence GTGTCCATCGAAACCTATGGCAGGTATCAGCTCCTGAATCGTCTCGCCACGGGCGGGATGGCGCAGATCTACCTTGCGCGGCCTCAGGGCGCGGAGCCTGACAAGCGGGTGGTGGTCAAGCGGATCCTTCCGCACCTCGCGGAGAACGACGACTTCGTCAAGATGTTCCTGGACGAGGCTCGCATCGCCGCCCGGCTGAACCACCCCAACGTGGTGCAGATTTTCGACCTGGGAGCCCAGGACGACTCCTTCTTCATCGCCATGGAGTACATCCACGGCGACGACCTGCGCCGGCTGTGGAGGCAGTCGGAGCTGATGGGCCAGCCGCTGCCGGTGCCGCTGGTGTGCCGCATCCTCATCGAGGCCTGCGCCGGCCTGGACTACGCGCACAAGCGCACGGACCCGACGACGGGCCGGCCGCTGGGCATCGTCCACCGCGACGTGTCCCCCCAGAACATCCTGGTGACATTCGAGGGCGGGGTGAAGGTGGTGGACTTCGGTATCGCCAAGGCGGCGGACCAGGCCACGGTGACCCGCTCCGGCGTGCTGAAGGGGAAGTATTCGTACATGTCCCCGGAGCAGGCGGCGGGCATGCGGGTGGACTGCCGCGCGGACATCTTCGCGCTGGGCATCGTCTTGTACGAACTGCTCACCGGCACGCGCTTGTTCAAGCGCCCCAACGACATCCAGACGCTGACGGCGGTGTCGGAGTGCCGGGTGGTGCCGCCCTCGCACGTGACGTCGCGCGTGCCGGCGGACCTGGACGCCATCGTCCTCAAGGCGCTCGCGAAGGAGCTGCCGGACCGGTACCAGGAAGCGGCGCACCTCCAGCACGCGCTGGAGGAGTGGCTGCGCGCGCACCAGGCGCCCGCCACGTCCGCGCACCTGTCCGCCTTCATGAAGGAGGTCTTCGCGGAGCGGCTGGCCGAGGAGGCCCGGGCGGGCGACGTGCTGGGCGAGGATTCGGATTCGGGGGCGTCGAGGCAGGAGTCTCCGCCGCGACGGACCGGCCTGCGGCCCGCGTTGCCGCCGCGTCCACCGCCGATGTCTCCGGAGGATGACGCGACGGCGGCGCTGCGCCCGCGACCGGCGTCCCGGACGGGCCGCTTTGAACTGGAGCCGGAGAAGCCCGCGCCGCGGCTGACGGGACAGCGCCGGGCGGTGGAGCCCGAGCGGCCCTCGCGCTCCGGCATGAACGTGGCGCCTCCGCTGCCTCCGCCTCCGCCCGTGGAAGAGGATGCGCCCACGGTGGATGCGCGTGCATCCGCGTCGGTGACCCGGACGGACGTGAAGCTGGGCGGGGCCGCCGCCGCGCCGACGGACCCTCGCGGCGCTCCGCGGCATTTCGGAGGCACCGGCCGCTTCGACCTGGGTGCGCCGGTCCTCCCCATGGATGACGAGGACGCCCCCACGGTGGATGCCCGCGCTGGCGCGCGCTCGCAGGCGCGAGGGGGATTCGTCGTGGAGGAGGACGCGCCCACCATCGCCATGATGGATACGGGCCGGCCCGCGCGGGTGGTGATTCCGCTGCGGGACGGGGAGCCGCTCGAGGAGGACGCCCCCACGCTGTCGCTGGGCATGGCGCGCGCGGCGAAGCGCCCCGTGGCTGCCGCGGGCAGCAAGACGTGGCTGTACGTGGGGCTGGTATTGCTGGTCGTCGTGGCGGTGGGCGTGGTGCTCTGGTCGATGCGGTCGCCGGAGCCCGTGCCGGTGTTGTTGGACCCGGAGGCCGCGGTGCCCGCGCCCGTGCCCATGCAGGCCGAGGCGCCGATCCAGGCTCCGACAGAGCTGCGGCCCCCGCCCGTGGTGCCCCAGCCTCCCGTGGAGGCCGCGCCCGCGCCGGTGCGGCTGCGCATCGAGACGCAGCCCGCGGACGCGGTGGTGCTGGTGGATGGCCAACGCCACGACGAGCGGCCGGTGATGCTCGAAACGGCGGTGGGCCAGCAGGTCGCAGTGCGAGTGGAGGCCGACCGGCACCAGGCGCAGACGCGCACGGTGACGGTGGGTGAGGACGCGGAGCAGGTGGCGCGCTTCACGCTGGAGCCCGAGCCGCGCGCGGTGGCCGCTGCTCCCGTGGCGGCAGTGGTCCGCGAGCGCCCGGCCCGGCCCGAGCCCCGGCAGGAGGGGCGACTGGCCCGGGTGCGCTTCGTCGTGCACCCTTGGGCGGAGGTGACGTGCGGTGGCAAGCGGCTGGGCGAAACGCCCTTCGAGGCCGTGGAGCTGCGCGTGGGCAGCTATGACTGCCGCTTCGTCAACCCCGACCTCAAGAAGACGCTCAGTCGACGTATCGAGGTGAAGCCCATCGACCTCAACGTCGTGAGCGTGAAGTTCGAATAG
- a CDS encoding serine/threonine-protein kinase yields the protein MTLEAGTHIGKYVVRRKLAEGGMAEIYLCTARGAEGFEKEVVIKRVRAFLASDPEFVGMFIAEARLASRLNHANVVQIFDFDKHEDTYYLAMEYVRGCSLWELRKRGKELMEPVPPMLVAHIGAEVARGLHYAHRVRVNGQPLDLVHRDVTPHNVLLSFDGAVKLTDFGIAKAGNKLTQPGVLKGKFAYMSPEQARGEAVDARTDIFALGVVLWEMLTGGRLFDGDSEVAVLRAVQQSTIPPPARLNPDVPADLDAAVVRALDRDPALRFQTAAEFERALAQCVLTHARSVDDTDLSAFMRRLFPTSLTQAIPTVQDRTHVVEGAPAPGGGASPVPREPTAVMVPAGRSGLALPTSPDEDVNAPTFVLPRRGEEAALDAAPLPPMATPMMPLPAVASSPVPRGVSFEGAPSTPGRQSRPEGVVAVSGPRSGGAEDARGAASSEDARAEKTPSRGAGVPVVSGSARTPSRPEGLAAVASPSGPSGSLRLASAWGDEDDDEEGTPSNTEPEAHPGMWAAVPGASEVPAAGAHASGPEGPAAGAHASGPEGPAASARASGPEARAASVRVPSPEVSGASARGSGAEVLGASARGSGSEVSAVGAHAPGPEALEAGGRASGPVASVAVPAARRQWALGLAVALGLAVVGGGVAVMRGTEAAPPVVPAEPMVAAPAVDEPVPTAQPVPSAVPENAEGGEKGPAETADTESEVDGLMREEVLAAAATNPASAPAPSAADTRQEPERVRAAPASGTLQVQAAPYATVFINGKRMGEVTGRASYRLPVGNHKLVFQHPSGERRYDVAVTAGGTVSRDFRAPRAR from the coding sequence GTGACGCTCGAAGCCGGCACTCACATCGGCAAGTACGTCGTCCGCCGCAAGCTCGCCGAGGGCGGCATGGCGGAAATCTACCTGTGCACGGCGCGCGGCGCGGAGGGCTTCGAGAAGGAAGTCGTCATCAAGCGGGTGCGCGCCTTCCTCGCCAGCGACCCGGAGTTCGTGGGGATGTTCATCGCCGAGGCCCGGCTGGCCTCGCGGCTGAACCACGCGAACGTGGTGCAGATCTTCGACTTCGACAAGCACGAGGACACGTACTACCTGGCCATGGAGTACGTGCGCGGCTGCTCGTTGTGGGAGTTGCGCAAGCGCGGCAAGGAGCTGATGGAGCCGGTGCCGCCCATGCTGGTGGCGCACATCGGCGCGGAGGTCGCCCGGGGCCTGCACTACGCGCACCGCGTCCGCGTGAATGGCCAGCCGCTGGACCTGGTGCACCGGGACGTCACGCCGCACAACGTGCTGCTGTCCTTCGATGGCGCGGTGAAGCTGACGGACTTCGGCATCGCCAAGGCGGGCAACAAGCTGACGCAGCCGGGCGTGCTGAAGGGCAAGTTCGCGTACATGTCGCCCGAGCAGGCCCGGGGCGAGGCCGTGGATGCACGCACGGACATCTTCGCGCTGGGCGTGGTGCTGTGGGAGATGCTCACCGGCGGCCGCCTGTTCGACGGGGACTCAGAGGTGGCGGTGCTGCGCGCGGTGCAGCAGAGCACCATTCCGCCTCCGGCCCGGCTGAACCCGGACGTGCCCGCGGACCTGGATGCCGCCGTGGTGCGCGCTCTGGACAGAGACCCCGCGCTCCGCTTCCAGACGGCCGCCGAGTTCGAGCGTGCCCTGGCCCAGTGCGTGCTGACGCATGCGAGGTCCGTGGACGACACGGACCTGAGCGCCTTCATGCGCCGCTTGTTCCCCACCAGCCTCACCCAGGCGATTCCCACCGTGCAGGATCGCACGCACGTCGTGGAAGGGGCGCCGGCACCTGGGGGAGGGGCGTCGCCCGTGCCGCGCGAGCCCACCGCGGTGATGGTGCCCGCTGGCCGCAGCGGCCTGGCGTTGCCGACGTCTCCGGATGAAGACGTCAATGCGCCGACCTTCGTGTTGCCGCGTAGGGGCGAGGAGGCCGCGCTGGATGCGGCGCCACTGCCGCCCATGGCCACGCCGATGATGCCGCTGCCGGCGGTGGCGTCGTCGCCGGTGCCTCGCGGCGTTTCTTTCGAAGGCGCGCCTTCCACTCCGGGCCGGCAGAGCCGTCCGGAGGGCGTGGTCGCGGTGTCGGGGCCGCGCTCCGGTGGGGCCGAGGATGCTCGCGGTGCCGCCTCCAGCGAGGATGCACGGGCCGAGAAGACGCCGAGCAGGGGCGCAGGTGTCCCGGTGGTGTCCGGGAGCGCGCGGACGCCGAGTCGTCCGGAAGGGCTCGCCGCCGTCGCGTCACCGTCAGGACCATCCGGGAGCCTGAGGCTGGCCAGCGCCTGGGGCGATGAGGACGACGACGAGGAAGGCACCCCGTCGAATACGGAGCCTGAGGCGCATCCCGGGATGTGGGCAGCCGTGCCTGGAGCTTCCGAGGTGCCTGCGGCGGGTGCCCATGCGTCCGGCCCCGAGGGCCCTGCGGCGGGTGCCCATGCGTCCGGCCCCGAGGGCCCTGCGGCGAGTGCCCGTGCGTCCGGCCCCGAGGCTCGCGCGGCGAGTGTCCGTGTGCCTAGCCCCGAGGTTTCCGGGGCGAGCGCCCGGGGCTCCGGAGCCGAGGTTCTTGGGGCGAGTGCTCGTGGCTCTGGATCCGAGGTGTCTGCGGTGGGCGCTCACGCGCCTGGCCCCGAGGCTCTCGAGGCGGGTGGCCGTGCGTCCGGCCCCGTGGCCTCGGTGGCCGTGCCGGCGGCGCGCCGTCAGTGGGCGCTGGGACTCGCCGTGGCGTTGGGGCTCGCCGTCGTCGGAGGCGGCGTCGCTGTGATGCGGGGGACCGAAGCGGCTCCTCCGGTGGTGCCGGCAGAGCCCATGGTGGCCGCACCCGCTGTTGATGAACCCGTGCCGACCGCGCAGCCCGTGCCTTCAGCGGTCCCTGAGAACGCCGAGGGCGGGGAGAAGGGGCCCGCCGAAACCGCCGACACCGAATCCGAGGTGGACGGGCTGATGCGCGAGGAGGTGCTCGCCGCTGCCGCCACCAACCCGGCCTCCGCCCCCGCGCCGAGTGCGGCCGACACCCGCCAGGAGCCGGAGCGCGTGCGCGCGGCGCCGGCCAGCGGAACGCTCCAGGTCCAGGCCGCGCCCTATGCCACCGTGTTCATCAACGGCAAGCGCATGGGCGAAGTAACGGGGCGGGCGTCGTACCGGTTGCCCGTCGGCAACCACAAGCTCGTCTTCCAGCACCCGTCCGGCGAGCGCCGCTACGACGTCGCCGTCACCGCTGGCGGCACCGTCAGCCGCGACTTCCGCGCCCCCAGGGCTCGCTGA
- a CDS encoding MerR family transcriptional regulator produces MEFMDLLAPEEIARIERENAGGLPASAILKIFRPRGVRLSEATFRKYVQAGLLPRSRRVGRKGKHQGSVGLYPVEAVRRINVIKKMMAEGHTLEDIKRSYVFHSNYIDQLERDLAGLLNGFQEELGDRAFGGEHRRTLEAQLATLRQRAQDLVRDVARLGSAVTARADETIRSQ; encoded by the coding sequence ATGGAATTCATGGACCTGCTGGCTCCTGAGGAGATTGCTCGGATCGAGCGCGAGAACGCGGGCGGTCTGCCCGCGAGCGCCATCCTGAAAATCTTCCGGCCACGGGGCGTGCGCCTCTCGGAGGCGACGTTCCGGAAGTACGTGCAGGCGGGCTTGCTACCCAGGAGTCGCCGGGTGGGCCGGAAGGGGAAGCACCAGGGGAGCGTCGGGCTCTACCCGGTGGAGGCGGTGCGCCGCATCAATGTCATCAAGAAGATGATGGCGGAGGGGCACACCCTGGAGGACATCAAGCGGTCCTATGTCTTCCACAGCAACTACATCGACCAGTTGGAACGGGACCTTGCGGGCCTTCTGAATGGGTTTCAGGAGGAGCTGGGGGACCGCGCCTTTGGGGGGGAGCATCGGCGTACGCTTGAGGCACAGCTAGCAACCTTGCGGCAAAGAGCGCAGGATCTGGTCCGGGATGTCGCCCGGCTGGGTAGCGCCGTGACCGCACGCGCAGACGAAACCATCCGTTCGCAATAG
- a CDS encoding sigma factor-like helix-turn-helix DNA-binding protein, with protein MSEVKQLQEEGGDQESDQAQERRRSKTMSRKEMARDLRRRRLTGQVDPEEADLLKQMDDTRPRTRADCINGPRPCNFVSCKHNLYLDVNPETGSIKLNFPDKEIWELEHTCALDVAEKGGITLEEVGEIMNLTRERIRQVETRGLMKLREATEAEPPVSARKP; from the coding sequence ATGTCGGAAGTGAAGCAGCTACAGGAGGAGGGGGGGGACCAGGAATCGGACCAGGCGCAGGAGCGCCGCCGTTCCAAGACGATGTCGCGCAAGGAGATGGCGCGCGACCTGCGGAGGCGCCGCCTCACGGGTCAGGTGGACCCCGAAGAGGCCGACCTGCTGAAGCAGATGGACGACACGCGGCCGCGTACGCGCGCGGACTGCATCAACGGTCCCCGGCCGTGCAACTTCGTCTCCTGCAAGCACAACCTCTACCTGGACGTGAATCCGGAGACGGGGTCCATCAAGCTCAACTTCCCGGACAAGGAGATCTGGGAGCTGGAGCACACCTGCGCCCTGGATGTGGCGGAGAAGGGCGGCATCACGCTCGAGGAAGTGGGGGAGATCATGAACCTCACCCGTGAGCGCATCCGCCAGGTGGAGACGCGCGGGCTGATGAAGCTGCGCGAAGCCACCGAAGCCGAGCCTCCGGTTTCGGCTCGCAAGCCCTGA
- the purH gene encoding bifunctional phosphoribosylaminoimidazolecarboxamide formyltransferase/IMP cyclohydrolase, producing the protein MLALLSVSDKRGLVPFAQGLVRLGFRLLSTGGTLEALKGAGVPVTKVSEHTQSPEILGGRVKTLHPRIHGGILGRLELEADREEMKAHGIEPISLVAVNLYPFRQTVASGAAEPEVIEQIDIGGPAMVRASAKNFRHVSVVVDPDDYPAVLAELEQQKAVSEDTRRRLMRKAFAHTAAYDASISAWLSAQAGEPFPGELSLAFRKSQELRYGENPHQRGAFYREHAAPQEPTVAFAKVLQGKELSYNNILDLDAALGLLLEFPEAPAAVIIKHNTPCGVAVDDALVKAYRTARAVDEVSAFGGIVALNREVDAATAQAMAETFLEAVIAPSYSPEALQVLAAKKNLRLLEAGPALASPQARPRAQLDARSVSGGMLLMDRDSVEPPLSWKVVSKRVPTPEEERAMRFAWKVCKHVKSNAIVFASGDQLLAQGGGQTNRVDSVRIAMQRGGAALRGSAVASDAFFPFRDGLDEAARAGATCVVQPGGSVRDAELIAAADEHGMAMVLTGVRHFRH; encoded by the coding sequence GTGCTGGCTCTCCTGAGCGTTTCTGATAAGCGAGGTCTGGTTCCCTTCGCCCAGGGGCTCGTCCGCCTGGGCTTCCGGTTGTTGTCCACCGGGGGCACGCTGGAGGCGCTCAAGGGCGCGGGGGTACCCGTCACCAAGGTGTCCGAGCACACGCAGAGCCCCGAGATTCTGGGTGGCCGCGTGAAGACGCTCCACCCCCGCATCCACGGCGGCATCCTGGGACGGCTGGAGCTGGAGGCCGACCGGGAGGAGATGAAGGCGCACGGCATCGAGCCCATCTCCCTGGTCGCGGTGAACCTGTATCCGTTCCGGCAGACGGTGGCCTCGGGCGCCGCGGAGCCGGAGGTCATCGAGCAGATTGACATCGGCGGGCCCGCGATGGTGCGCGCCTCCGCGAAGAACTTCCGGCATGTCTCGGTGGTGGTGGACCCGGACGACTATCCGGCGGTGCTGGCGGAGTTGGAGCAGCAGAAGGCGGTGAGCGAGGACACGCGGCGCCGGCTGATGCGCAAGGCCTTCGCGCACACGGCGGCCTACGACGCCTCCATCTCCGCGTGGCTGTCCGCGCAGGCGGGCGAGCCGTTCCCGGGGGAGCTGTCGCTGGCGTTCCGGAAGTCGCAGGAGCTGCGCTACGGGGAGAATCCGCATCAGCGCGGCGCCTTCTACCGCGAGCACGCCGCGCCCCAGGAGCCGACGGTCGCCTTCGCCAAGGTGCTGCAGGGCAAGGAGCTTTCGTACAACAACATCCTGGACCTGGACGCGGCGCTGGGCCTGCTGCTGGAGTTCCCGGAGGCCCCTGCGGCCGTCATCATCAAGCACAACACGCCGTGCGGCGTGGCGGTGGATGACGCCCTGGTGAAGGCCTACCGCACGGCCCGCGCGGTGGACGAGGTCTCCGCCTTCGGGGGCATCGTCGCGCTCAACCGCGAGGTGGACGCGGCCACGGCCCAGGCCATGGCGGAGACGTTCCTGGAGGCGGTCATCGCGCCGTCGTACTCCCCGGAGGCGCTGCAGGTGCTGGCGGCGAAGAAGAACCTGCGGCTCCTGGAGGCGGGCCCCGCGCTGGCCAGTCCCCAGGCCCGGCCGCGTGCCCAACTGGACGCTCGCAGCGTGTCCGGCGGAATGCTACTGATGGATCGGGACTCAGTGGAGCCGCCGCTGTCGTGGAAGGTGGTCTCCAAGCGGGTCCCCACGCCGGAGGAGGAGCGGGCCATGCGCTTCGCCTGGAAGGTGTGCAAACACGTCAAGAGCAACGCCATCGTCTTCGCCTCCGGTGACCAGCTCCTGGCGCAGGGCGGGGGGCAGACGAACCGGGTGGACTCGGTCCGCATCGCGATGCAGCGCGGCGGAGCGGCCCTCCGGGGCAGCGCGGTGGCTTCGGACGCCTTCTTCCCGTTCCGGGATGGGCTGGACGAGGCCGCCCGGGCGGGGGCCACCTGTGTCGTACAACCCGGCGGTTCGGTCCGTGACGCGGAGTTGATTGCCGCCGCGGATGAACATGGGATGGCCATGGTGCTGACGGGAGTGCGACACTTCCGGCACTGA